The genomic segment CGCTGCCGCTGACGCCGAGCGGGAAGGTGGACCGGGCGAAGCTGCCCGCGCTGAGCGCCGATGCCACGCCGCGCACGCATGCGTTCGTGCCGCCGACGACGGAGCTTGAGCGGAACCTCACCGCCCTCTGGCAGGAGGTGCTGGGGGTCGAGCGCGTCGGCTTGGAGGATCGGTTCTTCGACCTGGGCGGCAACTCACTGACCCTGGTCCAGCTCCACAGCCGGATGCGCGGGCTCCTCGAGGTCGAGGTGCCGCTCGCGGAGCTGTTCCAGTACTCCAGCATCGCGTC from the Corallococcus silvisoli genome contains:
- a CDS encoding phosphopantetheine-binding protein gives rise to the protein LPLTPSGKVDRAKLPALSADATPRTHAFVPPTTELERNLTALWQEVLGVERVGLEDRFFDLGGNSLTLVQLHSRMRGLLEVEVPLAELFQYSSIASLVTRVRERTAPVATGDEAAVEEEFVQRRARAGQRRMVRQQTEAPSSEDVDE